The uncultured Desulfuromonas sp. genome has a segment encoding these proteins:
- a CDS encoding Hsp70 family protein: MTTTRFSIGIDLGTTNCVLSYVDSRQPQRGSQVLDITQWDSATTHIDQSSLPSFAYTPTPAERSAFSASEATVPPPVDGRLPGLYARQQMAFSPGRVIHSAKSWLCHADVDRTAAILPWKSDEIADSEKCSPVAISALYLRWLKEIWQRRMAAVDDSEFNAQDIVITVPASFDEAAQELTLLAAQQAGYPDTIRLIEEPQAAFYFWLGRDQHLSQLHDLLEQHQRNSLRVLVCDIGGGTTDLSLFEVATDRQARSGLKLERLAVSDHLLLGGDNIDLTLAHILEHKLVRPGQKLTGRQWNQLLVQARDLKERILGEEEVCSTVDGDQEFTVTLTGSGSGLFASTLSTRIQAAEIQQCILDGFFPLCSRDQRPTTRQGGLKEWGLPYADDSAISHHLAEFLDNQPVDAVLFNGGTVTPLLLRQRLHDLIRSWQTDQPPVVLHNESISMAVARGAARYSWILRHDDRDNRISGGHAHALYLEVVHGRKKKDRSLVCILPKGLEAGQTVRIDDNAFDLLVNQPARFQCWYAARRQQDRAGAVLPWNNREFRPLPPLETAIHLPPDHPTPANNRLRVSLEASLNELGLLQLHCVEQQGDGRWRLDFNLRKGVDEQQQHSAQPTEFSADPKSQQALPCVQAVFAKKKRADLPEVPAKQLIKTLEKQLGSRDQWNSITLRTLWPELTTGMTRKSRSLDHEVAWLYLAGFTLRPGYGVQHDESRMEELWRAWSLGMAFPKEKRSQSHWYLLWRRVAGGLNGERQQQILDKILPTLRSSNDPMPEMVYLAAALERIAPQTKVELIQRFTSCLLKEKVRHKAPYLWALSRLLSRTPLYAGVDRIVHPREVMTLFDKVTDKNWREEPWKGLCSLFAMAARCTDQRDIDLEPEQRQAIVAKLRESKADKAAIDQVADFVPLSDDDREIQFGEALPAGLILIGAP; this comes from the coding sequence ATGACCACAACACGTTTCTCCATCGGCATCGACCTCGGCACCACCAACTGCGTGCTGTCGTACGTCGACAGCCGCCAGCCGCAACGCGGTTCACAGGTGCTTGACATCACCCAGTGGGACAGCGCCACCACCCACATCGACCAGTCCTCACTGCCGTCGTTTGCCTATACGCCCACGCCCGCCGAACGATCCGCCTTTTCGGCCAGTGAGGCCACGGTGCCGCCACCGGTCGACGGTCGCCTGCCCGGCCTCTACGCCCGCCAGCAGATGGCCTTCAGCCCGGGACGGGTCATCCACTCGGCCAAATCGTGGTTGTGTCATGCCGATGTTGACCGCACCGCAGCGATTCTACCGTGGAAGTCGGACGAAATTGCCGACAGCGAAAAATGCTCACCGGTCGCCATCAGCGCTCTGTACCTGCGCTGGCTCAAAGAGATCTGGCAACGGCGCATGGCCGCGGTGGACGACAGCGAGTTCAATGCTCAGGACATCGTCATCACCGTGCCCGCCTCGTTTGACGAAGCCGCTCAGGAGCTGACTCTGCTGGCCGCTCAACAGGCCGGTTACCCGGACACCATTCGTCTGATTGAGGAACCGCAGGCCGCCTTTTATTTCTGGTTGGGACGTGACCAGCATCTCAGCCAGTTACACGATCTGCTCGAACAGCACCAGCGCAACAGCCTGCGGGTGTTGGTATGCGACATCGGCGGCGGCACCACCGACCTGAGCCTGTTTGAAGTCGCCACGGACCGCCAGGCGCGCAGCGGCCTGAAACTCGAACGCCTCGCCGTCAGCGACCATCTGCTGCTCGGCGGCGACAACATCGATTTGACCCTGGCCCATATCCTCGAACACAAGCTGGTCCGCCCCGGCCAGAAACTCACCGGCCGCCAATGGAACCAACTGCTGGTCCAGGCGCGCGATCTCAAAGAACGGATTCTCGGCGAAGAAGAGGTCTGCAGCACGGTGGATGGTGATCAGGAATTTACCGTCACCCTGACCGGTTCCGGTTCGGGGCTGTTCGCCTCCACCCTGTCGACACGCATCCAGGCCGCGGAGATCCAGCAGTGCATTCTCGACGGTTTCTTCCCGCTATGCAGCCGAGACCAGCGTCCGACCACCCGTCAGGGGGGACTCAAGGAGTGGGGCCTGCCCTATGCCGACGATTCGGCCATCTCCCACCATCTGGCCGAATTTCTCGATAACCAGCCCGTGGATGCCGTGCTGTTTAATGGCGGGACCGTGACGCCGCTGTTGCTGCGCCAACGCCTTCACGACCTGATCCGTTCATGGCAGACCGATCAACCTCCGGTGGTGCTGCATAACGAATCGATCTCCATGGCCGTGGCCCGCGGCGCGGCACGCTACAGCTGGATTTTACGCCACGATGACCGTGACAACCGCATCAGCGGTGGCCATGCCCATGCCCTGTACCTGGAAGTGGTCCACGGCCGCAAGAAAAAAGACCGCTCGCTGGTCTGTATCCTGCCTAAAGGGCTGGAAGCGGGACAGACGGTGCGCATCGACGACAACGCGTTTGACCTGCTGGTCAATCAACCGGCCCGTTTTCAGTGCTGGTATGCCGCCCGCCGTCAGCAGGACCGCGCCGGAGCCGTCCTGCCATGGAACAACCGCGAGTTTCGACCGCTGCCCCCGCTGGAAACCGCCATCCATCTGCCCCCGGACCATCCGACCCCGGCCAACAACCGCTTGCGCGTCAGTCTGGAGGCGTCGCTCAACGAGTTAGGCTTATTGCAGTTGCACTGTGTCGAGCAACAGGGCGACGGGCGCTGGCGTCTTGACTTCAACCTGCGCAAAGGGGTCGACGAACAACAGCAGCACAGCGCACAACCCACCGAGTTCAGCGCCGACCCGAAATCGCAACAGGCACTGCCCTGTGTACAGGCGGTGTTTGCCAAAAAGAAACGAGCCGATCTGCCGGAAGTACCGGCCAAGCAATTGATCAAAACCTTGGAAAAACAGCTGGGCAGCCGCGACCAGTGGAACAGCATCACCCTGCGCACCCTGTGGCCGGAATTGACGACGGGCATGACGCGCAAATCGCGCAGTCTCGATCATGAGGTAGCCTGGCTGTATCTGGCCGGCTTCACTTTGCGCCCCGGCTATGGGGTTCAACACGACGAATCGCGCATGGAGGAGCTGTGGCGGGCATGGAGCCTCGGCATGGCGTTTCCCAAAGAAAAACGCAGCCAAAGCCACTGGTACCTGTTGTGGCGCCGGGTGGCGGGTGGCCTGAACGGCGAACGTCAGCAGCAAATTCTTGATAAAATCCTGCCGACGCTGCGTTCGAGCAATGACCCGATGCCGGAGATGGTCTATCTGGCCGCGGCCCTGGAACGGATCGCCCCCCAGACCAAGGTGGAGCTGATCCAGCGGTTTACCAGCTGCCTGCTCAAGGAAAAGGTGCGCCACAAAGCGCCGTACCTGTGGGCGCTCAGTCGTCTGCTCAGCCGTACACCGCTCTATGCCGGGGTGGATCGCATCGTTCACCCGCGTGAGGTGATGACCCTGTTCGACAAAGTGACGGATAAAAACTGGCGCGAGGAGCCGTGGAAGGGGCTGTGCAGCCTGTTTGCCATGGCCGCCCGCTGCACCGACCAGCGCGACATTGATCTGGAACCGGAGCAGCGTCAGGCGATTGTCGCCAAGTTGCGCGAATCCAAGGCCGATAAAGCGGCCATTGATCAGGTGGCTGATTTTGTGCCATTGAGTGATGATGATCGTGAGATACAATTTGGTGAGGCGCTGCCGGCGGGATTGATTCTGATTGGCGCGCCCTGA
- a CDS encoding SDR family oxidoreductase, whose translation MTPHVVITGGNKGIGLECSRLFLAAGYRVTVIARSAEMAEEHPNLTLHPFDLCQIDQIPALIQQLPEIDVLINNAGVMWSLPYDNYPQDKATTLMQLNIEAPVALIREVSRGMIQRGGGRIVNNASIAGQIGHPDIWYGISKAGLINATKSFAKQLGGQGIIINAVAPGPVETDMLEVIPEPRKKAIKSAVYSGRFATAAEVARTLFWLGTDSPDYINGTCIDINNGAFPR comes from the coding sequence ATGACACCACACGTAGTGATCACCGGAGGCAACAAAGGAATCGGCCTGGAATGCAGCCGCCTGTTCCTCGCCGCCGGCTACCGGGTGACCGTCATCGCCCGCTCCGCTGAAATGGCGGAGGAGCACCCCAATCTGACGCTGCACCCTTTCGACCTCTGTCAAATCGATCAGATCCCGGCGCTGATCCAACAGCTGCCGGAGATCGACGTGCTGATCAACAATGCCGGAGTGATGTGGTCGCTGCCCTACGACAACTATCCGCAGGACAAGGCGACCACACTGATGCAACTGAACATTGAGGCACCGGTGGCTCTGATCCGCGAAGTCAGCCGCGGCATGATCCAACGCGGCGGCGGACGCATCGTCAACAACGCCTCCATCGCCGGACAGATCGGTCACCCGGACATCTGGTACGGCATCAGCAAAGCCGGTTTGATCAACGCCACCAAAAGTTTTGCCAAACAACTCGGCGGGCAGGGAATTATCATCAATGCCGTGGCCCCCGGCCCGGTGGAAACCGACATGCTCGAGGTGATCCCCGAACCACGCAAAAAAGCCATCAAGTCTGCCGTCTACAGCGGACGCTTTGCCACAGCCGCAGAAGTGGCCCGCACCTTGTTCTGGCTGGGGACAGACAGCCCCGACTATATCAACGGCACCTGCATCGACATCAACAACGGTGCCTTTCCCCGCTGA
- a CDS encoding YciI family protein, whose protein sequence is MFIIELTYIRPLDEIDFFLKAHLDFLESQYKQNRFIASGRKIPRTGGIILARAENRETIEQIVALDPFVKNKVARADIIEFNPTMTLPGFDNLKEPPCH, encoded by the coding sequence ATGTTTATTATTGAACTGACCTACATCCGCCCCCTTGACGAAATTGATTTTTTTCTGAAAGCGCATCTCGATTTTCTCGAAAGCCAGTACAAACAGAACCGCTTTATCGCTTCGGGCCGCAAGATACCACGTACCGGCGGAATCATCCTCGCCCGGGCCGAAAACCGGGAAACCATTGAGCAAATTGTCGCTCTTGACCCCTTTGTCAAAAACAAGGTCGCCCGGGCTGACATCATCGAATTCAATCCGACCATGACCCTGCCGGGATTCGACAATCTCAAGGAGCCGCCATGTCATTAG
- a CDS encoding RNA-binding S4 domain-containing protein — protein sequence MSLVFDLEGHDYIELNNLLKVTGLCHSGGLAKHLIEDGEVRVDGRIETRKRCKIRSGQAVEFSGEHINVK from the coding sequence ATGTCATTAGTTTTTGACCTTGAAGGTCACGACTATATTGAACTGAACAATCTGCTTAAAGTCACCGGATTGTGTCATAGCGGTGGGCTGGCCAAGCATCTGATCGAAGACGGTGAAGTGCGTGTCGATGGCCGGATTGAAACCCGCAAGCGGTGTAAAATCCGCTCCGGGCAAGCTGTTGAGTTCTCCGGGGAACACATTAATGTGAAATAG
- a CDS encoding diguanylate cyclase: MKLQFKFLVPVFLLISAFFVLFFITDHRHSKKSMEQTILTQARSLNRLIRATRLVYHSEFLASDFSVNQQTQVFLPSHTMRKISEKLAELSPDNSIRFRSITTVPVNKLAKATRPEKRALDYFSTHPQTEELFEPIIKDDQLFYQYFSPTYFRAYCHSCHPNTAIKDGDLNGVLSITLSAEHLRVQTLQRHNLALIILVISLALCGFGTMWLFRRLIDRKLDKLRIISQHAGSGNYDATVNVTGNDELDNLIVSMNQMSTDIAEREAEILKAHEFSSAILSNISDAVSVIDCETMKIVAANQAFLDMHNVTYSEAIGHLCHEVTRCQSLDDDSVQSCPGLIAATTKQPCRKERYRTTGDTISYFDVSASPICDANNKPIQVVRVARNITENKQQEAQIRKLAYHDALTGLPNRTLFYDRLCQALLQCERENSHGAIAFLDLDLFKSINDSYGHAAGDMLLKVIAKRLSGCVRESDTVARIGGDEFLLILRELKDRDSAVVLIEQLIESIRKPITLNNEIIHTSASVGLCFYPQHGTTVDDLLKCADGAMYEAKRSGRNTYFISD; encoded by the coding sequence GTGAAACTTCAATTTAAATTTCTGGTTCCCGTATTTTTGCTGATCAGTGCTTTTTTCGTGTTGTTTTTTATCACGGATCACCGCCACAGCAAAAAATCCATGGAGCAGACCATCCTTACCCAGGCGCGTTCTCTGAACCGCCTCATCCGAGCAACCCGGCTTGTCTATCACAGCGAATTTCTCGCCAGCGACTTTTCCGTCAACCAGCAGACCCAGGTTTTCCTCCCTTCCCACACGATGCGGAAAATTTCGGAAAAACTGGCGGAGCTGTCACCGGATAATTCCATTCGCTTCCGCAGTATTACCACAGTACCGGTCAACAAACTGGCCAAGGCAACCCGCCCGGAGAAACGGGCTCTGGATTATTTCAGTACCCATCCACAAACCGAAGAACTGTTTGAGCCGATCATCAAAGATGATCAGTTATTTTACCAATATTTTTCTCCCACCTATTTTCGCGCCTATTGCCACAGCTGTCATCCCAACACCGCGATTAAAGATGGCGACCTGAATGGCGTCCTCAGCATCACCCTGTCAGCCGAGCATCTGCGCGTCCAAACGCTGCAGCGCCACAACTTGGCTCTTATTATCCTCGTAATCAGTCTGGCGTTGTGTGGGTTCGGCACCATGTGGCTGTTTCGTCGGCTGATTGATCGCAAACTTGACAAACTGCGCATCATTTCACAACACGCGGGTTCCGGGAACTATGATGCAACCGTCAACGTCACCGGCAATGATGAGCTGGATAATCTGATCGTCTCCATGAATCAGATGTCGACGGACATTGCCGAACGTGAGGCGGAGATTCTCAAAGCTCATGAATTCTCCTCGGCGATTCTCAGCAACATCAGCGATGCCGTGTCGGTGATCGATTGTGAAACCATGAAAATTGTTGCCGCCAATCAAGCGTTTCTCGATATGCATAACGTCACCTACAGTGAAGCGATCGGCCATCTCTGCCATGAGGTGACCCGCTGTCAGAGCCTCGACGATGACTCTGTGCAAAGCTGTCCCGGCCTGATCGCCGCGACGACCAAGCAACCTTGTCGCAAGGAGCGCTATCGCACCACCGGCGATACCATCAGCTATTTTGACGTCTCCGCTTCACCGATTTGCGATGCGAATAACAAGCCGATTCAGGTGGTCCGTGTTGCGCGCAATATCACCGAAAACAAACAGCAGGAAGCTCAAATCCGCAAACTGGCTTATCATGACGCGCTGACCGGACTGCCAAATCGTACTCTGTTCTATGATCGTCTGTGTCAGGCGTTGCTCCAATGTGAACGGGAAAACAGTCACGGCGCCATCGCCTTTCTCGATCTGGATCTGTTTAAAAGCATTAACGACTCGTACGGTCATGCCGCCGGCGACATGCTGCTCAAAGTGATTGCCAAGCGACTGAGCGGTTGCGTGCGCGAATCCGATACCGTCGCCCGTATCGGCGGCGACGAGTTCCTCCTCATCCTGCGCGAACTTAAAGACCGCGACAGTGCCGTAGTCCTCATCGAACAGCTCATTGAATCGATTCGCAAGCCGATCACCCTTAACAATGAGATCATCCACACCTCCGCCAGTGTCGGCCTGTGTTTCTATCCGCAACACGGCACCACGGTAGATGATCTGCTCAAATGTGCTGATGGTGCCATGTATGAAGCCAAACGTTCCGGGCGGAACACTTATTTCATCAGCGATTAA
- a CDS encoding exopolyphosphatase: MRLLTRSDFDGIACAALLKELGVIDHMEYAHPKDLQDGKIAVTKEDVLANVPYVPGCGLWFDHHSSERERLALAGQYEGRSEQSPSAARVIYDYYNDPRLSKFDEMLEYVDRVDSADLSEEEILNPNGWVLLGFICDPRTGLGYHKSFTISNLQLMKDLMEALRTQSIKEIMAGSDIQERVKLYFENDARCKEFLSTHTVVDGPVAITDARGLTDLPPGNRFLVYSLFPETNISIRLIDGRGKEFVAISVGYSVLNRTSLVDVGSLMLKYGGGGHRAVGTCQVPYADADRVLKELVAAIKAQS; this comes from the coding sequence ATGCGTCTGTTGACTCGGTCCGATTTCGACGGGATCGCCTGTGCCGCTCTGCTCAAAGAGCTCGGGGTGATCGATCATATGGAGTACGCTCATCCCAAAGACTTACAGGATGGCAAAATCGCTGTGACTAAGGAGGATGTTCTAGCCAATGTGCCTTATGTTCCGGGCTGCGGTTTGTGGTTCGACCACCATTCCAGTGAACGCGAGCGGCTGGCCCTGGCGGGTCAATATGAAGGGCGCAGCGAACAGTCGCCCAGTGCGGCACGGGTGATTTACGATTATTACAATGATCCGCGCTTGAGCAAGTTCGATGAAATGCTCGAATACGTTGACCGGGTTGATTCCGCGGATCTGAGTGAAGAGGAAATTCTCAATCCCAACGGCTGGGTGTTGCTCGGTTTCATTTGTGATCCGCGGACCGGCCTCGGCTATCATAAAAGTTTCACCATCAGTAATCTGCAGTTGATGAAAGACCTGATGGAGGCCTTACGTACCCAGAGCATCAAAGAGATTATGGCTGGTTCCGATATTCAGGAGCGGGTTAAACTTTATTTTGAAAATGACGCCCGCTGTAAAGAGTTTCTCAGCACCCATACCGTCGTTGATGGGCCGGTGGCGATCACCGATGCCCGTGGCTTGACCGATCTTCCTCCGGGCAACCGCTTTCTCGTTTATTCGCTGTTTCCCGAGACCAATATCTCCATTCGCCTGATTGACGGACGTGGTAAGGAGTTTGTCGCGATCTCCGTTGGCTACAGTGTGCTCAATCGCACCTCTTTGGTTGATGTCGGTTCACTGATGTTGAAATACGGCGGTGGCGGCCATCGGGCCGTCGGAACCTGCCAGGTGCCTTATGCTGATGCGGACCGGGTTCTCAAGGAGTTGGTGGCGGCGATAAAGGCGCAAAGCTGA
- a CDS encoding DUF5714 domain-containing protein has translation MSFDRSLWQRFEHRSCPIYLRGDQPAWFVPNRAGDALLQQLHTGDLDVDTPRVQRFLNRLPDAEVGLYPGRGALLAADHLRELWLHITNRCNLTCRHCLFTSGPNSRDELATAEIVRRVDEASELGCRVFALTGGEPFVHPGFAEIVRHILSNPNHHVAVLTNGMTLSRQLVDADWDRSRFHLQISVDGLPERHDHLRGEGMFDRLQGQLNWLREHGFPFTLSMCVEQDNVADMAAVVDLAADCGAGNVHFMWYFVRGRGESAQVPSVETIHHHLTEAAARAQQRGVSIDNLDALKTQIFAPTGTIHDGSGSGWESAAIGPDGQLYPSAALVGVESLKTPLPGSLQQAWHNSSVLDAIRRSSCRDWPSPWRYLLGGGDIDHSYIHGETFVGDDPYLPLYEQMALDLIVEAAGRLPEQQEPGLRLKMGDLLESCGAHGKVALLHSNCLLSLTHEDSRSVVKDFYAEAVGDKNEDILNPVCYEPAMIDHIPPAYRFRGYGCGSPVLDAEIQGGETILDLGCGSGVECFLAARLTGRKGQVIGVDMLDPMLDLARKGAVGVAENLGYDNLDFRKGYLEQLPVDTDSIDLILSNCVLNLSADKRLLFSEIFRVLKPGGRLVVADVVCEKEPDAAIRNDEVLRGECIAGALTQKDLVGLLNESGFEGVMCNKRVPYRRVQEHAFFSLTFSARKPEQDQSLVRVMYPGPFPSIRLPDGRIMVPGQVDDIPVHLARSAGTQLYQLDEAGHVTNLTFSMSCNCAISPEVPADAVDDVPVPRQQSGCMVCGAPLNYEVVFTRYQCSYCGRHFEASVCCEQGHYVCDACHSEDALAVIETMCRHSRETDMLKLFHQLRQHPAVPLHGPEYHALVPAVILTCYRNIGGKMGESLLEAGLSRGAQVIGGSCAYSGVCGAAVGVGIAFSLILEANPLKADQRQLVQNVVQQVLAELAQFKAARCCNRDCVVSLQKAAELSKEYLPLPLKAEEWLPCDQHVRNQECLGAECPLF, from the coding sequence ATGAGTTTTGACCGTTCTTTATGGCAGAGGTTTGAGCACCGCTCCTGCCCGATTTATCTTCGTGGCGATCAACCGGCCTGGTTTGTTCCCAACCGGGCCGGTGATGCCTTACTTCAGCAGTTACACACCGGCGATCTCGATGTCGATACGCCCCGCGTTCAGCGTTTTCTCAACCGCCTGCCTGATGCCGAGGTCGGCCTCTATCCGGGGCGCGGTGCCTTGCTCGCCGCGGATCATCTGCGTGAGTTGTGGCTGCATATTACCAATCGCTGCAACTTGACGTGCCGGCATTGCCTGTTTACGTCCGGACCCAACAGCCGGGATGAACTGGCAACCGCGGAGATTGTCCGCCGGGTCGATGAAGCCTCGGAGCTGGGGTGTCGGGTCTTTGCCCTGACCGGCGGTGAGCCGTTTGTGCATCCCGGTTTCGCCGAGATTGTCCGGCATATCCTCAGCAACCCCAATCACCATGTGGCGGTGCTGACCAACGGCATGACCCTGAGTCGCCAGCTGGTCGACGCCGACTGGGATCGCAGCCGTTTTCATCTGCAGATCAGTGTGGATGGTTTACCTGAACGCCATGACCATCTGCGTGGCGAGGGCATGTTTGACCGCCTCCAGGGGCAGCTTAATTGGCTGCGTGAGCATGGGTTTCCCTTTACGCTGTCGATGTGCGTTGAACAGGATAACGTTGCCGACATGGCGGCTGTGGTGGATCTGGCGGCGGATTGTGGTGCCGGCAATGTCCATTTCATGTGGTATTTCGTCCGCGGCCGTGGTGAATCGGCGCAGGTGCCGTCGGTTGAAACCATTCATCATCATCTCACCGAGGCTGCTGCACGGGCGCAACAGCGCGGCGTCAGCATCGACAACCTCGATGCCTTGAAAACCCAGATCTTTGCGCCTACCGGAACCATTCATGACGGCAGCGGCAGCGGCTGGGAATCGGCGGCCATCGGCCCGGATGGCCAGCTCTACCCGTCCGCGGCGCTGGTCGGTGTTGAGTCCTTGAAAACACCGTTGCCCGGCTCTTTGCAGCAGGCCTGGCACAACAGCAGCGTGCTCGATGCGATTCGCCGCAGCAGTTGTCGCGACTGGCCTTCCCCGTGGCGCTATCTGCTCGGCGGCGGCGATATCGACCACAGTTACATTCATGGCGAGACGTTTGTCGGCGACGACCCCTATTTACCGCTCTACGAACAGATGGCTCTTGATCTGATTGTCGAGGCCGCGGGTCGCCTTCCCGAGCAGCAAGAGCCGGGATTACGTCTGAAAATGGGCGATCTGCTGGAAAGTTGTGGGGCCCACGGCAAGGTGGCGCTGCTCCACTCCAACTGCCTGCTGTCGCTCACCCATGAGGACAGCCGCAGTGTCGTCAAGGATTTTTACGCCGAAGCCGTCGGCGACAAAAACGAAGATATTCTCAATCCGGTCTGTTACGAACCGGCCATGATCGACCATATCCCGCCGGCCTACCGCTTTCGCGGTTACGGCTGCGGCAGCCCGGTGCTCGATGCCGAAATTCAAGGGGGAGAAACCATTCTCGACCTCGGTTGCGGCAGCGGTGTGGAGTGCTTTCTCGCTGCGCGTCTCACCGGTCGTAAAGGACAGGTGATCGGCGTCGATATGCTCGATCCCATGCTTGATCTGGCCCGCAAGGGTGCGGTAGGTGTTGCGGAAAACCTCGGTTATGACAATCTCGACTTTCGTAAGGGTTATCTGGAACAACTGCCGGTGGATACCGACAGTATTGACCTGATTCTGTCCAACTGCGTGCTGAACCTGTCAGCGGATAAACGCCTGTTGTTCAGCGAAATCTTTCGCGTGTTAAAGCCGGGAGGACGGCTGGTGGTGGCTGATGTGGTGTGCGAAAAAGAACCCGATGCCGCCATCCGCAATGATGAAGTGTTGCGCGGCGAATGCATTGCCGGTGCCCTGACCCAGAAGGATCTGGTCGGCTTGCTCAACGAGAGCGGGTTTGAAGGGGTGATGTGCAATAAGCGGGTGCCCTATCGCCGGGTTCAGGAACATGCGTTTTTCTCCCTGACCTTCAGCGCGCGCAAGCCGGAGCAGGATCAGTCACTGGTGCGGGTGATGTATCCCGGTCCGTTTCCCAGTATCCGCCTGCCCGATGGCCGGATCATGGTGCCGGGACAGGTTGATGACATTCCCGTCCATCTGGCACGCAGTGCCGGAACCCAGCTCTATCAGCTTGATGAGGCCGGTCACGTCACCAATCTGACCTTTAGTATGAGCTGCAATTGCGCCATCAGTCCGGAAGTCCCGGCGGATGCCGTGGATGATGTGCCGGTACCGCGTCAGCAGAGCGGCTGCATGGTCTGCGGGGCGCCCCTCAACTATGAGGTGGTGTTTACGCGCTATCAATGCAGTTATTGCGGGCGTCATTTTGAGGCGTCGGTGTGTTGTGAGCAGGGCCACTATGTGTGTGATGCCTGCCACAGTGAAGATGCCCTGGCGGTGATCGAGACCATGTGCCGCCACAGCCGTGAAACCGACATGCTCAAACTGTTTCATCAGTTGCGCCAGCATCCGGCGGTGCCGCTGCACGGTCCGGAATACCACGCCCTGGTGCCGGCGGTGATCCTCACCTGTTACCGCAACATCGGCGGAAAGATGGGCGAATCGTTGTTGGAGGCGGGGCTGAGTCGCGGCGCTCAGGTGATCGGCGGCAGCTGTGCCTATAGTGGTGTCTGCGGTGCCGCCGTGGGCGTGGGGATTGCGTTCAGTTTAATTCTTGAGGCCAATCCACTCAAGGCGGATCAACGCCAGCTGGTGCAGAATGTGGTGCAACAGGTGCTGGCCGAGCTGGCGCAATTCAAAGCGGCTCGCTGCTGCAATCGTGACTGTGTGGTGTCGTTGCAGAAAGCCGCGGAGCTGTCCAAAGAGTATCTGCCGCTTCCGTTGAAAGCGGAGGAATGGCTGCCGTGCGATCAGCACGTGCGTAATCAGGAGTGCCTGGGCGCCGAGTGCCCGCTGTTCTGA
- a CDS encoding peptidylprolyl isomerase — MFVAKKGDTIKVHYTGTLSDGTVFDTSTDKDPLSFIIGKQEVIEGFDDAVVGMVRGETKTVIIPAEKAYGPTKKSLIETIERRNLPDNINYQIGSQIEVTNKDGSLFYVMVAAANDEQVTLDANHPLAGKELTFEIHVEEITPKKAVENNPLDEILGRPDILK, encoded by the coding sequence ATGTTTGTGGCAAAAAAAGGCGATACCATCAAAGTTCATTATACCGGCACCCTGAGTGACGGGACCGTTTTCGACACCTCGACGGATAAAGATCCGTTGTCATTTATTATCGGCAAACAGGAAGTGATTGAAGGCTTCGACGACGCCGTGGTCGGCATGGTGCGCGGCGAAACAAAAACCGTTATTATTCCAGCGGAAAAAGCCTATGGTCCGACAAAGAAATCCCTGATCGAAACCATTGAGCGCAGGAACCTGCCGGACAACATCAATTATCAGATCGGAAGTCAGATCGAGGTGACCAATAAAGACGGTTCTCTGTTTTATGTGATGGTGGCCGCAGCCAATGATGAACAAGTGACCCTTGACGCCAATCATCCGCTGGCCGGCAAAGAACTGACCTTTGAAATTCACGTTGAGGAAATCACCCCGAAAAAAGCCGTTGAGAACAATCCGCTCGACGAGATTCTTGGCCGCCCGGACATCCTCAAATAA